A genome region from Nocardia sp. NBC_01730 includes the following:
- a CDS encoding SAF domain-containing protein: MTRALADLGRGGWNPAWRRPPWADALLARRLLAAAFAVLAVFLFFRGSPGAERTTVVVAGRDLAPGRLLEAGDLRSAPREASTLPAGAVADPTVLIGAALTGAMHQGEVFTDLRVVGPRLAAAATGARDARIVPIRLADTAVAEILRAGDRVDVVGAEESNGPGTRPARTLATDASVILVSGPGDGRGAAERVVLVAMDAEHATAVAVASLRTALTVVFH, from the coding sequence ATGACTCGCGCACTCGCCGACCTCGGCCGGGGCGGCTGGAACCCGGCATGGCGGCGCCCACCCTGGGCTGACGCTCTACTTGCCCGACGGCTGCTTGCCGCCGCTTTCGCCGTACTCGCAGTGTTCCTCTTCTTCCGCGGCAGCCCTGGCGCAGAAAGAACGACAGTCGTTGTCGCAGGCCGGGATCTGGCGCCGGGACGCCTTCTGGAGGCGGGCGACCTGCGCTCGGCGCCGCGCGAAGCGAGCACACTGCCCGCAGGCGCGGTGGCCGATCCGACCGTGCTGATCGGTGCGGCACTGACCGGCGCCATGCATCAGGGCGAAGTCTTCACCGACCTGCGCGTCGTCGGCCCACGGCTGGCCGCGGCGGCCACCGGCGCGCGGGACGCCAGGATCGTACCGATCCGCCTGGCCGATACCGCGGTCGCCGAAATCCTGCGCGCGGGCGACCGCGTCGACGTGGTCGGCGCCGAGGAATCGAATGGACCCGGCACCCGACCGGCCAGAACTCTGGCTACCGACGCCTCCGTCATCCTGGTCTCCGGCCCTGGCGACGGACGTGGCGCCGCTGAACGCGTGGTACTTGTCGCGATGGACGCCGAACACGCGACCGCCGTGGCCGTCGCCTCGCTGCGCACGGCACTCACCGTCGTCTTCCATTGA
- the mscL gene encoding large conductance mechanosensitive channel protein MscL produces the protein MLKGFKEFLSRGNVIDLAVSVVIGIAFVAIITAFTNAVINPILAAFYGNDEKHIGFWLIADNPETFVQVGPIITAVLNFLIIAAVLYLVLVLPATHLKKRFRPDDSTLTDSEVLIQIRDLLTESQTSGGGRHEF, from the coding sequence ATGCTCAAGGGTTTCAAGGAGTTTCTGTCCCGCGGAAATGTCATCGACCTTGCGGTTTCCGTGGTCATCGGCATCGCGTTCGTCGCGATCATCACTGCGTTCACAAATGCCGTCATCAATCCGATCCTCGCCGCCTTCTACGGCAATGACGAGAAACATATCGGTTTCTGGCTGATTGCCGACAATCCGGAGACGTTCGTTCAGGTCGGTCCGATCATCACGGCTGTGCTCAACTTCCTCATCATCGCCGCAGTGCTGTACCTCGTGCTCGTGCTTCCCGCGACGCACCTGAAGAAGCGGTTCCGGCCCGACGACTCCACACTCACCGATTCGGAGGTGCTGATTCAGATCCGCGACCTGCTCACCGAGAGCCAGACCAGCGGGGGCGGACGGCACGAGTTCTGA
- a CDS encoding MspA family porin, translated as MIDRTKLARAAGLCASAVITMGLLSTGAANADTLVPLPGGELTKTLSDGTVVTIRLVGESATISPSLGATPVHRNAWVSGSAQVELSGAAGGSIFPGYTVGCQVNIAGGGATGGATGGANWSDGQNVRPTAGANTGGNLTLGPGQARSFYVLDLEQSDDFGNESHKKRVRFRGDSGSVTWADETIGLSGCGGYAQARAFVSVEVETENVITWVTLWGAPFSLG; from the coding sequence ATGATCGATCGTACGAAGCTGGCGCGCGCGGCCGGGCTGTGCGCGTCTGCGGTCATCACCATGGGGCTGCTGTCGACCGGCGCGGCCAACGCCGACACCTTGGTCCCCCTGCCGGGCGGCGAGCTCACCAAAACGCTGTCCGACGGCACCGTGGTCACGATTCGTCTGGTCGGCGAGTCCGCCACCATCAGCCCGTCTCTCGGCGCGACGCCGGTGCACCGCAACGCGTGGGTGTCCGGCAGCGCTCAGGTCGAGTTGTCCGGCGCGGCAGGCGGATCCATCTTTCCCGGCTACACCGTGGGTTGTCAGGTCAATATCGCGGGCGGCGGCGCCACCGGCGGCGCCACCGGCGGTGCCAACTGGAGCGATGGGCAGAACGTGCGGCCGACTGCCGGGGCGAACACGGGCGGCAATCTGACGCTCGGTCCGGGGCAGGCCAGGTCGTTCTATGTGCTCGATCTCGAGCAGTCGGATGACTTCGGCAACGAGTCGCACAAGAAGCGCGTCCGGTTCAGGGGCGACAGTGGCTCGGTCACCTGGGCGGACGAGACCATCGGTCTGTCCGGCTGCGGCGGCTATGCGCAAGCGCGCGCGTTCGTCAGCGTCGAAGTGGAGACCGAAAACGTCATCACCTGGGTGACGCTGTGGGGAGCGCCGTTCAGCCTCGGCTGA
- a CDS encoding MspA family porin, with protein MINRKKLARMAGVGAAATIAMGLFSTGAANADTFVPLPGGELTKTLSDGTVVTIRLVGESANINPSLGSTPVHRNAWVSGSAQVELSGTAGGKIFPGYTVGCQVNIAGGGATGGMDGNMDWSDGQSVTGGVGANSGGNLTLGPGQAKSFYVLDLEQPDDYGNESHKTRNAFKGTSGSVTWSDETIGLSGCGGYAQARAFVSVEVETDNVITWVTLWGQPFSLG; from the coding sequence ATGATCAACCGTAAGAAGTTGGCACGGATGGCCGGTGTCGGCGCCGCTGCCACCATCGCCATGGGCCTGTTCTCCACCGGTGCGGCCAATGCCGACACCTTCGTCCCGCTGCCGGGCGGTGAGCTCACCAAGACGCTGTCCGACGGCACCGTGGTGACGATTCGTCTCGTCGGCGAGTCGGCCAACATCAACCCGTCCCTTGGCTCCACCCCGGTGCACCGCAACGCGTGGGTGTCCGGTAGCGCCCAGGTCGAGCTCTCCGGCACGGCCGGCGGCAAGATCTTCCCCGGCTACACCGTGGGCTGCCAGGTCAACATCGCCGGGGGCGGCGCCACCGGTGGGATGGACGGCAATATGGACTGGAGCGACGGCCAGAGTGTCACCGGTGGCGTCGGCGCCAACTCTGGCGGCAACCTGACGCTCGGACCCGGCCAGGCGAAGTCCTTCTACGTCCTCGATCTCGAGCAGCCCGACGACTACGGCAACGAGTCGCACAAGACCCGCAACGCCTTCAAGGGCACCAGTGGCTCGGTCACCTGGTCCGACGAGACTATCGGCCTGTCCGGCTGCGGCGGCTACGCGCAGGCGCGCGCGTTCGTCAGCGTCGAGGTCGAGACCGATAACGTCATCACCTGGGTGACGCTGTGGGGTCAGCCCTTCAGCCTCGGCTGA